The Zootoca vivipara chromosome 16, rZooViv1.1, whole genome shotgun sequence genome has a segment encoding these proteins:
- the PALM2AKAP2 gene encoding A-kinase anchor protein 2 isoform X7 produces MFRYTAPWQVLCFSMEQDLRKSSRLSEDDIKLRKETDRYRANFLDPVGVHAAKGERMEIEALASERRSITVGTSARAADNQTHFASPAASHNGLKDRHESLDSEVAKEIRYLDEVLEANCCDSASDNPFNGMTSSSPEPSASILVDGSGPSVHLANDSRAPNESGIIVVRGQVAPAVEHSGINVAPGKLKPNGHSMGILQEEHCDSLKVPVSPCSSTSSRSSKDGEATLATIKKEAKFELRAFHEDKKPSKLFEEEDPRENYRVRKVRPSEEMMELEKERRELIRSQAVKKNPGIAAKWWNPPQEKTLEEQLDEEHLESHKKYKERKEKQQQQPPMPVKHVSHLSAAPDPASSKKVDVVTEQIDFSAARKQFQLMENSGPPNDITAAPKRSGTPKMFTIQPFYKPIGPSQMDRRTASATKPVSPCGQTLLVGNNDITVVKAEKVSCILDDNSVQDISGDSVRVSPYSDATKHGDATKGWLDDGEFTSAKAVFTVVRDDEQGTLDQFSRSVNVSSPPEELDSGLDELSVRSQDTTVLETLSNDFSMDNISDSGASNETMNVLQENSLTDFSLPQTPQANTPSDCRGDGVFKSLSDHGFYSPSSPLLDSMLIDEQLEYQAGLLVQNAIQQAIAEQADKASFKQSTAELKNLQVKEQEEEVVKAPCSEKLHNPTFQPPQVSSPVQEKRDSAPKTSAAQDSVLRERQAPQPSPAAHTTRPVTVEETKPEVSYFSKYSEAAELRSTASILAMQEAEVTVGPFKLRSKKQRTLSMIEEEIRAAQEREEELKRQRQGMQLARSPVAKSAPPLPTRTVSYRTAPGKIEKIKPPPSPTAEGPPSHSDSASDESGGSQRPKNLMQTLMEDYESHKTKRRERMDENSVLEATRVNRRKSALALRWEAGIYANREENE; encoded by the exons ATGTTTAGGTACACAGCGCCATGGCAGGTACTCTGCTTTTCGATGGAACAAGATTTGAGG AAATCATCTAGGCTCTCTGAGGATGACATCAAGTTGAGAAAAGAGACAGACCGATACCGTGCCAATTTCCTGGACCCTGTTGGTGTCCATGCGGCAAAGGGAGAGAGGATGGAAATAGAAGCCCTGGCCTCCGAACGTAGAAGCATCACAGTGGGGACTTCAGCGCGCGCAGCGGACAACCAAACTCACTTCGCTTCCCCTGCTGCAAGCCACAATGGACTTAAAGACAGGCACGAATCGTTGGACAGTGAGGTTGCTAAAGAGATCAGGTACCTCGATGAAGTGCTAGAAGCAAACTGTTGCGATTCAGCTTCTGATAACCCCTTTAATGGAatgacttcctcctcccctgaGCCAAGCGCATCCATTCTTGTGGATGGCTCTGGTCCATCTGTTCACCTTGCTAATGATTCCAGAGCACCCAACGAAAGCGGAATCATTGTAGTTCGTGGGCAAGTGGCTCCAGCTGTGGAGCACAGTGGAATAAACGTCGCGCCTGGGAAGCTTAAGCCAAACGGCCACTCCATGGGCATCCTGCAAGAGGAACACTGTGACAGCCTGAAAGTGCCAGTGAGTCCATGCTCTTCCACAAGCTCGCGGTCTTCCAAGGATGGAGAAGCGACGTTGGCCACCATTAAGAAAGAGGCTAAGTTTGAGCTTAGAGCGTTTCATGAAGACAAGAAGCCATCAAAGCTCTTTGAGGAGGAGGATCCAAGGGAGAATTACAGAGTGCGTAAAGTGAGGCCCTCCGAGGAAATGATGgagctggagaaagagaggcGGGAGCTCATTCGAAGCCAGGCTGTCAAGAAGAACCCGGGTATAGCAGCAAAGTGGTGGAACCCTCCCCAGGAGAAGACTCTGGAGGAGCAGCTAGATGAGGAACACCTGGAGTCTCACAAAAAATACAAGGAACgcaaagagaagcagcagcagcagccaccaatgCCTGTGAAACATGTCTCCCATTTGTCTGCAGCACCTGATCCGGCTAGCAGTAAAAAGGTCGATGTTGTCACGGAGCAAATAGATTTTTCAGCTGCACGGAAGCAGTTCCAGTTAATGGAAAATTCAGGCCCGCCAAATGACATAACAGCAGCACCCAAGAGATCAGGGACCCCCAAAATGTTCACCATACAACCCTTCTACAAGCCAATAGGTCCATCTCAAATGGACCGGCGAACAGCCTCAGCTACAAAGCCTGTCTCTCCATGTGGGCAGACTTTGCTAGTTGGTAACAACGATATAACTGTTGTAAAAGCTGAGAAGGTGTCTTGCATCTTAGATGACAATAGCGTTCAGGACATCTCTGGTGACTCAGTGAGAGTCTCTCCATACAGTGATGCCACGAAGCATGGCGATGCTACAAAGGGATGGTTGGATGATGGTGAGTTCACGAGTGCAAAGGCAGTCTTTACAGTGGTGCGAGATGATGAGCAGGGCACCTTAGATCAGTTCTCGAGGTCAGTCAATGTGTCTTCCCCTCCAGAGGAACTGGACTCTGGGCTGGATGAACTGTCTGTGAGATCTCAGGATACAACTGTTTTGGAAACACTTTCAAATGACTTCAGCATGGACAATATAAGTGACAGTGGTGCCTCCAACGAGACAATGAATGTCCTTCAAGAAAATTCGCTCACCGATTTCTCCTTGCCCCAGACCCCTCAGGCTAACACTCCTTCCGACTGTCGAGGAGACGGTGTTTTCAAGTCACTTAGCGACCACGGCTTTTATTCTCCATCTTCACCGTTACTTGACTCCATGCTCATTGATGAGCAGTTGGAATACCAGGCTGGCCTACTGGTCCAAAACGCCATCCAGCAAGCCATAGCCGAGCAGGCTGACAAAGCAAGTTTTAAGCAATCCACTGCAGAGCTAAAGAACCTCCAGGtcaaggaacaggaggaggaagtagTCAAGGCACCATGCTCTGAGAAACTGCACAATCCAACATTTCAGCCACCTCAGGTGTCCTCTCCTGTGCAAGAAAAGCGAGATTCAGCACCAAAGACTTCTGCAGCTCAAGACTCTGTACTCAGGGAAAGGCAAGCTCCACAGCCATCTCCTGCTGCTCACACCACCAGACCAGTCACTGTGGAGGAAACCAAGCCAGAAGTCAGCTATTTCAGCAAGTATTCAGAAGCCGCTGAGCTAAGGAGCACGGCTTCCATTCTGGCTATGCAAGAAGCGGAGGTGACAGTAGGGCCTTTCAAACTAAGGTCAAAAAAGCAGAGGACTTTGTCTATGATAGAAGAAGAAATCCGAGCAGcccaagaaagagaggaagaactGAAAAGACAAAGGCAGGGCATGCAGCTGGCACGCAGCCCTGTTGCAAAGAGTGCGCCTCCTCTACCCACCAGAACTGTGTCTTACAGAACTGCACCAG GTAAAATAGAGAAGATCAAGCCACCTCCATCCCCAACCGCTGAAGGTCCCCCCTCGCATTCCGACTCAGCATCAGACGAATCAGGAGGATCCCAAAGACCCAAGAACCTGATGCAGACTCTTATGGAAGATTATGAAAGTCACAAAACCAAGAGGCGGGAGAGGATGGATGAGAACAGC gtccTTGAGGCTACGAGAGTCAACCGCAGAAAGAGTGCCCTGGCGCTGCGGTGGGAAGCAGGCATTTATGCTAACCGAGAAGAAAATGAATAG
- the PALM2AKAP2 gene encoding A-kinase anchor protein 2 isoform X5, which translates to MWGGAYLPPNIFFKLAPLCVWMRRGYSRAPDGKPCWRRGWWCCHFGAVPPLSAVTPQALDLWPAHTSHTLRLTSKDVHAGPWKPVCWEESCVELGATRSVKSSRLSEDDIKLRKETDRYRANFLDPVGVHAAKGERMEIEALASERRSITVGTSARAADNQTHFASPAASHNGLKDRHESLDSEVAKEIRYLDEVLEANCCDSASDNPFNGMTSSSPEPSASILVDGSGPSVHLANDSRAPNESGIIVVRGQVAPAVEHSGINVAPGKLKPNGHSMGILQEEHCDSLKVPVSPCSSTSSRSSKDGEATLATIKKEAKFELRAFHEDKKPSKLFEEEDPRENYRVRKVRPSEEMMELEKERRELIRSQAVKKNPGIAAKWWNPPQEKTLEEQLDEEHLESHKKYKERKEKQQQQPPMPVKHVSHLSAAPDPASSKKVDVVTEQIDFSAARKQFQLMENSGPPNDITAAPKRSGTPKMFTIQPFYKPIGPSQMDRRTASATKPVSPCGQTLLVGNNDITVVKAEKVSCILDDNSVQDISGDSVRVSPYSDATKHGDATKGWLDDGEFTSAKAVFTVVRDDEQGTLDQFSRSVNVSSPPEELDSGLDELSVRSQDTTVLETLSNDFSMDNISDSGASNETMNVLQENSLTDFSLPQTPQANTPSDCRGDGVFKSLSDHGFYSPSSPLLDSMLIDEQLEYQAGLLVQNAIQQAIAEQADKASFKQSTAELKNLQVKEQEEEVVKAPCSEKLHNPTFQPPQVSSPVQEKRDSAPKTSAAQDSVLRERQAPQPSPAAHTTRPVTVEETKPEVSYFSKYSEAAELRSTASILAMQEAEVTVGPFKLRSKKQRTLSMIEEEIRAAQEREEELKRQRQGMQLARSPVAKSAPPLPTRTVSYRTAPGKIEKIKPPPSPTAEGPPSHSDSASDESGGSQRPKNLMQTLMEDYESHKTKRRERMDENSYTCKLLSNKVTSEVLEATRVNRRKSALALRWEAGIYANREENE; encoded by the exons AAATCATCTAGGCTCTCTGAGGATGACATCAAGTTGAGAAAAGAGACAGACCGATACCGTGCCAATTTCCTGGACCCTGTTGGTGTCCATGCGGCAAAGGGAGAGAGGATGGAAATAGAAGCCCTGGCCTCCGAACGTAGAAGCATCACAGTGGGGACTTCAGCGCGCGCAGCGGACAACCAAACTCACTTCGCTTCCCCTGCTGCAAGCCACAATGGACTTAAAGACAGGCACGAATCGTTGGACAGTGAGGTTGCTAAAGAGATCAGGTACCTCGATGAAGTGCTAGAAGCAAACTGTTGCGATTCAGCTTCTGATAACCCCTTTAATGGAatgacttcctcctcccctgaGCCAAGCGCATCCATTCTTGTGGATGGCTCTGGTCCATCTGTTCACCTTGCTAATGATTCCAGAGCACCCAACGAAAGCGGAATCATTGTAGTTCGTGGGCAAGTGGCTCCAGCTGTGGAGCACAGTGGAATAAACGTCGCGCCTGGGAAGCTTAAGCCAAACGGCCACTCCATGGGCATCCTGCAAGAGGAACACTGTGACAGCCTGAAAGTGCCAGTGAGTCCATGCTCTTCCACAAGCTCGCGGTCTTCCAAGGATGGAGAAGCGACGTTGGCCACCATTAAGAAAGAGGCTAAGTTTGAGCTTAGAGCGTTTCATGAAGACAAGAAGCCATCAAAGCTCTTTGAGGAGGAGGATCCAAGGGAGAATTACAGAGTGCGTAAAGTGAGGCCCTCCGAGGAAATGATGgagctggagaaagagaggcGGGAGCTCATTCGAAGCCAGGCTGTCAAGAAGAACCCGGGTATAGCAGCAAAGTGGTGGAACCCTCCCCAGGAGAAGACTCTGGAGGAGCAGCTAGATGAGGAACACCTGGAGTCTCACAAAAAATACAAGGAACgcaaagagaagcagcagcagcagccaccaatgCCTGTGAAACATGTCTCCCATTTGTCTGCAGCACCTGATCCGGCTAGCAGTAAAAAGGTCGATGTTGTCACGGAGCAAATAGATTTTTCAGCTGCACGGAAGCAGTTCCAGTTAATGGAAAATTCAGGCCCGCCAAATGACATAACAGCAGCACCCAAGAGATCAGGGACCCCCAAAATGTTCACCATACAACCCTTCTACAAGCCAATAGGTCCATCTCAAATGGACCGGCGAACAGCCTCAGCTACAAAGCCTGTCTCTCCATGTGGGCAGACTTTGCTAGTTGGTAACAACGATATAACTGTTGTAAAAGCTGAGAAGGTGTCTTGCATCTTAGATGACAATAGCGTTCAGGACATCTCTGGTGACTCAGTGAGAGTCTCTCCATACAGTGATGCCACGAAGCATGGCGATGCTACAAAGGGATGGTTGGATGATGGTGAGTTCACGAGTGCAAAGGCAGTCTTTACAGTGGTGCGAGATGATGAGCAGGGCACCTTAGATCAGTTCTCGAGGTCAGTCAATGTGTCTTCCCCTCCAGAGGAACTGGACTCTGGGCTGGATGAACTGTCTGTGAGATCTCAGGATACAACTGTTTTGGAAACACTTTCAAATGACTTCAGCATGGACAATATAAGTGACAGTGGTGCCTCCAACGAGACAATGAATGTCCTTCAAGAAAATTCGCTCACCGATTTCTCCTTGCCCCAGACCCCTCAGGCTAACACTCCTTCCGACTGTCGAGGAGACGGTGTTTTCAAGTCACTTAGCGACCACGGCTTTTATTCTCCATCTTCACCGTTACTTGACTCCATGCTCATTGATGAGCAGTTGGAATACCAGGCTGGCCTACTGGTCCAAAACGCCATCCAGCAAGCCATAGCCGAGCAGGCTGACAAAGCAAGTTTTAAGCAATCCACTGCAGAGCTAAAGAACCTCCAGGtcaaggaacaggaggaggaagtagTCAAGGCACCATGCTCTGAGAAACTGCACAATCCAACATTTCAGCCACCTCAGGTGTCCTCTCCTGTGCAAGAAAAGCGAGATTCAGCACCAAAGACTTCTGCAGCTCAAGACTCTGTACTCAGGGAAAGGCAAGCTCCACAGCCATCTCCTGCTGCTCACACCACCAGACCAGTCACTGTGGAGGAAACCAAGCCAGAAGTCAGCTATTTCAGCAAGTATTCAGAAGCCGCTGAGCTAAGGAGCACGGCTTCCATTCTGGCTATGCAAGAAGCGGAGGTGACAGTAGGGCCTTTCAAACTAAGGTCAAAAAAGCAGAGGACTTTGTCTATGATAGAAGAAGAAATCCGAGCAGcccaagaaagagaggaagaactGAAAAGACAAAGGCAGGGCATGCAGCTGGCACGCAGCCCTGTTGCAAAGAGTGCGCCTCCTCTACCCACCAGAACTGTGTCTTACAGAACTGCACCAG GTAAAATAGAGAAGATCAAGCCACCTCCATCCCCAACCGCTGAAGGTCCCCCCTCGCATTCCGACTCAGCATCAGACGAATCAGGAGGATCCCAAAGACCCAAGAACCTGATGCAGACTCTTATGGAAGATTATGAAAGTCACAAAACCAAGAGGCGGGAGAGGATGGATGAGAACAGC TACACCTGTAAATTACTGTCTAACAAGGTTACCTCTGAG gtccTTGAGGCTACGAGAGTCAACCGCAGAAAGAGTGCCCTGGCGCTGCGGTGGGAAGCAGGCATTTATGCTAACCGAGAAGAAAATGAATAG
- the PALM2AKAP2 gene encoding A-kinase anchor protein 2 isoform X6, with product MEIEALASERRSITVGTSARAADNQTHFASPAASHNGLKDRHESLDSEVAKEIRYLDEVLEANCCDSASDNPFNGMTSSSPEPSASILVDGSGPSVHLANDSRAPNESGIIVVRGQVAPAVEHSGINVAPGKLKPNGHSMGILQEEHCDSLKVPVSPCSSTSSRSSKDGEATLATIKKEAKFELRAFHEDKKPSKLFEEEDPRENYRVRKVRPSEEMMELEKERRELIRSQAVKKNPGIAAKWWNPPQEKTLEEQLDEEHLESHKKYKERKEKQQQQPPMPVKHVSHLSAAPDPASSKKVDVVTEQIDFSAARKQFQLMENSGPPNDITAAPKRSGTPKMFTIQPFYKPIGPSQMDRRTASATKPVSPCGQTLLVGNNDITVVKAEKVSCILDDNSVQDISGDSVRVSPYSDATKHGDATKGWLDDGEFTSAKAVFTVVRDDEQGTLDQFSRSVNVSSPPEELDSGLDELSVRSQDTTVLETLSNDFSMDNISDSGASNETMNVLQENSLTDFSLPQTPQANTPSDCRGDGVFKSLSDHGFYSPSSPLLDSMLIDEQLEYQAGLLVQNAIQQAIAEQADKASFKQSTAELKNLQVKEQEEEVVKAPCSEKLHNPTFQPPQVSSPVQEKRDSAPKTSAAQDSVLRERQAPQPSPAAHTTRPVTVEETKPEVSYFSKYSEAAELRSTASILAMQEAEVTVGPFKLRSKKQRTLSMIEEEIRAAQEREEELKRQRQGMQLARSPVAKSAPPLPTRTVSYRTAPGKIEKIKPPPSPTAEGPPSHSDSASDESGGSQRPKNLMQTLMEDYESHKTKRRERMDENSYTCKLLSNKVTSEVLEATRVNRRKSALALRWEAGIYANREENE from the exons ATGGAAATAGAAGCCCTGGCCTCCGAACGTAGAAGCATCACAGTGGGGACTTCAGCGCGCGCAGCGGACAACCAAACTCACTTCGCTTCCCCTGCTGCAAGCCACAATGGACTTAAAGACAGGCACGAATCGTTGGACAGTGAGGTTGCTAAAGAGATCAGGTACCTCGATGAAGTGCTAGAAGCAAACTGTTGCGATTCAGCTTCTGATAACCCCTTTAATGGAatgacttcctcctcccctgaGCCAAGCGCATCCATTCTTGTGGATGGCTCTGGTCCATCTGTTCACCTTGCTAATGATTCCAGAGCACCCAACGAAAGCGGAATCATTGTAGTTCGTGGGCAAGTGGCTCCAGCTGTGGAGCACAGTGGAATAAACGTCGCGCCTGGGAAGCTTAAGCCAAACGGCCACTCCATGGGCATCCTGCAAGAGGAACACTGTGACAGCCTGAAAGTGCCAGTGAGTCCATGCTCTTCCACAAGCTCGCGGTCTTCCAAGGATGGAGAAGCGACGTTGGCCACCATTAAGAAAGAGGCTAAGTTTGAGCTTAGAGCGTTTCATGAAGACAAGAAGCCATCAAAGCTCTTTGAGGAGGAGGATCCAAGGGAGAATTACAGAGTGCGTAAAGTGAGGCCCTCCGAGGAAATGATGgagctggagaaagagaggcGGGAGCTCATTCGAAGCCAGGCTGTCAAGAAGAACCCGGGTATAGCAGCAAAGTGGTGGAACCCTCCCCAGGAGAAGACTCTGGAGGAGCAGCTAGATGAGGAACACCTGGAGTCTCACAAAAAATACAAGGAACgcaaagagaagcagcagcagcagccaccaatgCCTGTGAAACATGTCTCCCATTTGTCTGCAGCACCTGATCCGGCTAGCAGTAAAAAGGTCGATGTTGTCACGGAGCAAATAGATTTTTCAGCTGCACGGAAGCAGTTCCAGTTAATGGAAAATTCAGGCCCGCCAAATGACATAACAGCAGCACCCAAGAGATCAGGGACCCCCAAAATGTTCACCATACAACCCTTCTACAAGCCAATAGGTCCATCTCAAATGGACCGGCGAACAGCCTCAGCTACAAAGCCTGTCTCTCCATGTGGGCAGACTTTGCTAGTTGGTAACAACGATATAACTGTTGTAAAAGCTGAGAAGGTGTCTTGCATCTTAGATGACAATAGCGTTCAGGACATCTCTGGTGACTCAGTGAGAGTCTCTCCATACAGTGATGCCACGAAGCATGGCGATGCTACAAAGGGATGGTTGGATGATGGTGAGTTCACGAGTGCAAAGGCAGTCTTTACAGTGGTGCGAGATGATGAGCAGGGCACCTTAGATCAGTTCTCGAGGTCAGTCAATGTGTCTTCCCCTCCAGAGGAACTGGACTCTGGGCTGGATGAACTGTCTGTGAGATCTCAGGATACAACTGTTTTGGAAACACTTTCAAATGACTTCAGCATGGACAATATAAGTGACAGTGGTGCCTCCAACGAGACAATGAATGTCCTTCAAGAAAATTCGCTCACCGATTTCTCCTTGCCCCAGACCCCTCAGGCTAACACTCCTTCCGACTGTCGAGGAGACGGTGTTTTCAAGTCACTTAGCGACCACGGCTTTTATTCTCCATCTTCACCGTTACTTGACTCCATGCTCATTGATGAGCAGTTGGAATACCAGGCTGGCCTACTGGTCCAAAACGCCATCCAGCAAGCCATAGCCGAGCAGGCTGACAAAGCAAGTTTTAAGCAATCCACTGCAGAGCTAAAGAACCTCCAGGtcaaggaacaggaggaggaagtagTCAAGGCACCATGCTCTGAGAAACTGCACAATCCAACATTTCAGCCACCTCAGGTGTCCTCTCCTGTGCAAGAAAAGCGAGATTCAGCACCAAAGACTTCTGCAGCTCAAGACTCTGTACTCAGGGAAAGGCAAGCTCCACAGCCATCTCCTGCTGCTCACACCACCAGACCAGTCACTGTGGAGGAAACCAAGCCAGAAGTCAGCTATTTCAGCAAGTATTCAGAAGCCGCTGAGCTAAGGAGCACGGCTTCCATTCTGGCTATGCAAGAAGCGGAGGTGACAGTAGGGCCTTTCAAACTAAGGTCAAAAAAGCAGAGGACTTTGTCTATGATAGAAGAAGAAATCCGAGCAGcccaagaaagagaggaagaactGAAAAGACAAAGGCAGGGCATGCAGCTGGCACGCAGCCCTGTTGCAAAGAGTGCGCCTCCTCTACCCACCAGAACTGTGTCTTACAGAACTGCACCAG GTAAAATAGAGAAGATCAAGCCACCTCCATCCCCAACCGCTGAAGGTCCCCCCTCGCATTCCGACTCAGCATCAGACGAATCAGGAGGATCCCAAAGACCCAAGAACCTGATGCAGACTCTTATGGAAGATTATGAAAGTCACAAAACCAAGAGGCGGGAGAGGATGGATGAGAACAGC TACACCTGTAAATTACTGTCTAACAAGGTTACCTCTGAG gtccTTGAGGCTACGAGAGTCAACCGCAGAAAGAGTGCCCTGGCGCTGCGGTGGGAAGCAGGCATTTATGCTAACCGAGAAGAAAATGAATAG